The genomic interval GATATTTTTAGCGGCCAGGAATGGTAATCTTGGATCAGCTACTTTTTTCAGGTAATTAACAAAAACATCGCTTAAAGCATAGTCCTTTCTGTTAGTCACTGTATAGTTGTTGTAAAGAGGATTCTCATTATTGGATTCAGATAAATATTTATACTGAACATTATCTGCGTTAGAAGTAAAAACTCCGTCAGCAAGTGCAGCAACAAATTCTTGTTTCCCCATATCAGGTTTCACTTTAGATAAACGAAGCGCTGCGATCAGACGTAAAGAATTAGCAAATTTTTTCCATTTTGCAGTATCACCACTTAATAGAATATCACCTGTAAAAGCTTTGCCGCCATCAAACTGTGCTGCTGCTTCTTTCCATTCTTTAAACAAGTCTGTATAAATTGCTTCCTGCTTATCAAAAGCAGGTGTAAAATCTTCATCACCTTTAAGTGCCTCTGAATAAGGGATATCACCCCAACGATCCGTCATCCATTGAAAGAAATAAGCTTTCAGAATTCTTGCCGTTGCAATTTGATTTGCATTTGAACCGTTTGCAGCTGCACTGGTTGCAGTTGCCTCGTTAGAATTCAGATCAATAATGTGCTGAAGATTTACAAGCGGTCCGGAATACCAGGCATTGTAACTAAAGTTGATCGTTTTGTATTTTGAATCCTCGATATAGGTAATGTCGCCAAACTGCTGAACATACATAGCCGGAACTATATTCGCAGCTCCGGAACCAACCTGAGCATTGATAGTTCCAACATTACGTATTGCTCCTGTTAGTAAGCCAGATGTACTTGGCGATGACGGACTATTTGTATTGACATTCGTATCTCCAAAATCACTACATCCGAAGAGTGAAGTAATTAAGGTAATTGCTAGGATTGGTTTTTGCCAGTATTTTTTCATGATTGATTTTATTTCTTTGGTTAAATAGCTATGACTAAAGTCCTAAACGAAGATTTAATCCAACAGAGCGAACAGGAGGTAACTGACCACCTTCGTACCACATTGTTTCCGTTTCGGAGATATCGATACCACCGCCAATTGCGCTATAAACTAGTAACAGGTTACGTCCGATCACAGAAATGCTTGCAGATTTTACAAATTTGCCCAGGAATCTTGATGGAAGTTTATAACCGAAGGAAACCTCACGAAGCTTAACATAAGTTTTGTCGTAGATCCAGTTTTCGTTCAATGCAAATAACCAGTTTTCATAAAGATTCTGAGTATCTACACGTTGCGTATTTTTCTCTCCGTCCTGAGTAACTGCATCCAGAATTACACCACCAGGAGCAGTTCCATCAATAGGATCACGTTTTGGATTCCCAAGTTCATTCAAACCAGCTGTTTCAGCTGCCAATCCTGAATATGCATTAAACATTTTTGTAACTGAGAAGAACTTGCCACCTACTACGAAGTCTGTACTAATGTTAAGATTGAAGTTTTTATATTGGAAAGAGTTGATAAAACCACCTTTGAATTTAGGAAGTACATTACCAAGATTAACATTGTTCTCTTTAACATATAAACCCGCAGTACCAGCTTTGATGTTTTCTGGAGTAGAAGAGTAAACAACTTTGTTGCCATTAGCATCTTTTTTGATACCTACACCTTCCAGCATACCCCATTTCTCACCAACGCGTGCATTTAATGTAAGTGTTCTCCATTGTGGTCCGTCAACCAGGTAGTTACTGCTTTGTTCAGTAAGTTCGATAACTTTCGATTGGTTACGGTCTGCATTTAAATCAAGATTCCAGGTAAAATTGTCTGTTTTTACCGGAGTTGCAGAGATATGTAATTCTACTCCAGAAGTTCTAATCAAACCGGCATTCACAACAGCATTACTGTAACCACTCGTAGGAGCAACTGCAAGTGGAATGATCTGATTACTATTATCATTGCGATAAGCTGTAAATTCAAGACCAATTCTGTTGCTGAAAAATTTCAGGTCTATACCACCTTCATAAGAAGACGACATTCCTGGTTTCAAATTTGTATTTGGTAAAGTTCCTGGTAGAAACTGAGTTGGGTTACTTCCATAAACTGTTCCAACACCATAAGTAAGAGAAGTCTGGTAAGGTACAAGGTCAGTTCCAACCTGTGCATATCCTGCTCTCAATTTACCGAAAGACAATATAGAGTTAGAAGGTATAAACTCTGTAAATATCAAACTTGTCGAAACAGATGGGTATAGATACGAATTGTTAGATTCGGGCAGTGTAGATGACCAGTCATTACGGATCGAACCTTCTACAAAGAAGAAGTCGTTATATCCTAAACTTACGTTACCAAAGACACTGTTGACTTTACGTTCAAACAAATAATTGGCAGAAGTCGGACGGTCTTTTGAAGCACCAATGTTATAGTAGCCTGGTGTTGTCAAGCCACCAACAGTAGCCTGAAGTGTACCCTCAATTCGGTTATAACGAATGTTTCCACCAGCATTAGCCATAACGGAAATTTTATTAAAAGTCTTATCAAAATTGATAATCCCTTCATAATTGTTTTCTGATGTAACACCCGTCAGATAAGAATAGGCTCCCAATCCACCAGCATTAAGTGTACCAGCAGCAATTTGTCCAGACTGAACAAAAGTACCATAGTCACGACGAACCTTACCGCTCACTTTAAGGAAATCACTGAATTTGTAGGTAAGGCCTACATCTCCAAAAATTCTTTGTGTACGGCTTGTATTGGTGTTTTCATATGCCTGAGTGTACGGGCTATCCCAATATTTTGGTTTTGGGTCCAAAGGTCCTCCGATGTTCCAGCTACGGAAAGTTCCGTCAGCATTTTTGTAATTTTTAAGATCATCGATGCTTAACTGACGCTGGAACCACTGGTTGAAAGATCCTATAGTCTGATTGTAACCAGTAAGTGTAGCATTAGAAGTATTGAACAAATTTGTTCCTGCACTGGTACCTCCGGTTGAACCATAACGGTCAGCAGGGGTATTTTTTGTATTCGTTCCTGTATAGTTTATGTTCAGATCAGCGGTAAGATTTTTCCCAAAAGTAATTGAGTTTTTTGCACTGATATAATCACGTGACTGCTTGCTGTTTGGTATGATACCATTATTGACAATATGCGTGTAAGATATTCTTGAAGAATAATTCTCGCCAGCCTTTGCAAAAGCAATGTTTGAATTGTGGCTAACAGGTTTTTCAAAAAAGTCACGCACGTTGTTCGGATTAGCACTGAATGGAGTTTCCTTTCCAAATCCCTCTCCTGGCTGCCATGAAGCAGCAGAACGGTGTAGAGAATTGTCAATTTTAGGTCCCCAACTTTCATCTGCGGAATAATCCAGTATTTTTTGTCCGTCATATGACGACCATGCCGCAGGATGTATAGCAGGATTGAATGCAAAAGTTTCCCATTCCTGTGAGTATCCGCCGCCATATTCATTCTGGTACTTAGGAAGCATGGAAACCTGATCAAATGTAGAACTGTGGTTTACATTTAAAGATGTTTCACCTGATTTTGCCCTTTTAGTTGTAACAACAATTACACCCGCAGATGCACGATTACCGTAAAGTGCTGTAGCAGACGGTCCTTTCAAAACAGTAAGGGATTCAACATCGTCCATGTTAACCATGCTGATGTCGGTTGGTGTACCATCTACAACGTACAACGGATCAGCCCCTGTTAAAGAGTTAATTCCGCGAATACGGATAGTTGGTGCTCCAAATTTTGCAGCAGACTGGCCCATAACCTGTACACCGGCAATTTTACCTGCAAGCGCATTTCCGATATTTGGATCACGCGCAAGAGTAAGTTTGTCACCTTTGATTTCCTGTACGGAATAACCCAAAGCTTTTTTGTCGCGAGCGATACCAAGTGATGTAACAACTACTTCCTGCAACTGAGTAGCATCATTGACAAGCGTAATGTTGATTGAAGAACGTGTTCCGACGGGTACTTCCTGGCTTACAAAACCAATAAAACTAAAAACTAACGTGGCGCCAGGTTCAGCGGAAATAGAATAATTTCCCTGACTGTCAGTGTTTGTTCCGCGATTAGTACCTTTCAAAGAAATGTTAACGCCCGGTAAAACTGAGCCGTCATCTGCGGTTACGAGTCCCGTTACCGCACGATCCTGGGCATAGACTTGATTTGCCAAAAGCAATAAGCTTCCCAGTAAGGATAATAGAGTCTTCCTCATACGTAATTTAAATGGTTAGGTTTGTTATCAATAGAGATTGTTGCGAAATTAATTATTGTTTTAACCATTACAAGGTTTCTTTATTCGTTTGCCAAAAGAAAGTTTGGCAGGAGTGCTATTTTTGGCAAATTTTATTACTGTAAACAATCTTTATTTGCCAATATTTGAATTGAATGAAATTTATGCTATAATATGACTGTGTTATCCAATTGTTAACAGATTGCCACTTTTGTTGCTTTTTTCATACTTATACATTAAAATAGCATTAAATTGAATAATTGACATTTAAGTATAACGCAATGTATATACGTTTTCATTATTGAGAATGGTTATAAATTAATAAACCTTACTGATTTGAATTAGGTAATCCTTTTTCAAGAATATGTAACTGCCTTGAAAATTGGATTTTTTTAATATCAAAGCTTGGAATTTATGTGCCCGAATTTGAATTATTGGTAAATAAGTATAGCTATTTGGTCTAATCTGTTTATATTATGACTGATCGGCATTTTTTTAAGAGAAGAGTAGTTATTTAAATAAAATTTAGCCCATTTGATATGAATTTGAAAAGCCTTCTACCATTTTCATTTCTTGTTCTTTCAGGATTTCATTGTTATTCCCAATCTCCTCTGAATGCTAAAATTGATCAGAAGGCTCAGGCTCTTGAATCTCAAATTGTGACATGGAGAAGAGATTTTCACGAAAACCCTGAGCTTGGAAACAGGGAATTTAAAACAGCTGAGAAGATTGCAGCACATTTGAAAAAGCTGGGTATGGAAGTACAGACAGGAGTAGCACACACAGGTGTAGTAGGTTTACTTAAAGGTGGCAAACCTGGTCCCGTAGTCGCTTTAAGAGCGGATATGGATGGGCTTCCGGTAGCAGAGCGCGTGGATGTGCCTTTTAAATCCAAGGTTACCTCAGAGTATAATGGACAGCAAACAGGCGTGATGCATGCTTGCGGACATGACACCCACGTAGCTATTCTTATGGGCGTTGCAGAAGTGCTTACTTCCATGAAAGCCGATTTGAAGGGAACCGTTAAATTTATTTTTCAGCCGGCGGAAGAAGGTGCTCCGAAAGGGGAGGAAGGTGGCGCCAAACTGATGATTAAGGAGGGGGTTTTGGAAAATCCTAAGGTGGATGCCATTTTTGGATTACACATTAATTCACAAACAGAGGTTAATACCATTGCCTATAAGCCTGGCGCAACCATGGCAGCGGTAGATTTTTTCAGCATTGATATTAAAGGCAAACAGACACACGGAGCCTATCCATGGTCTGGTGTAGATCCAATCGTTACATCTTCTCAGATCGTAATGGGTTTACAGACTATTGTCAGCAGGAATCTGGATATTACCAAAGCGCCGGCAGTGGTTACGATAGGTGCTTTTCATGGTGGTATTCGGGAAAATATTATTCCGGAAGAAGTTAAAATGATCGGTACCATCAGGACCTTTGATGAAGAAATGCACACTTTCGTGCATAAGCGCGTCAATGAGATCGCCACCAATATTGCGGAAAGTGCAGGTGCAAAAGCGGATGTGAAAATTAATGTGCTGTACCCGGTGACATTCAACGATATACCTCTGACTGAAAAAATGATCGGCACTCTTGAAGAAGTTGCGGGGAAGAATAAAGTCATTCTGACGACGGCAAAAACGGGAGCGGAGGATTTCTCCTACTTTCAGCAAAAAGTGCCTGGCTTTTTCTTTTTCCTTGGGGGAATGCCAAAAGGTAAAAATCCGTTAGAAGCAGCGCCACACCATACACCGGATTTTTTCTTAGATGAAAGTGGATTGGTATTAGGTGTTCGTTCACTTAGCAGACTGACGGTAGATTTTATGGAAAAACAAACCTCCGTAGCAATTAAAGGAAAGAAATAGTTACGCATGATTAACGTAAAAGAGGGTGAATCCAATGATTGGAACACCCTCTTTTGTATTTTGACCAGACGGACTGTTTAACTTAGAATGTTATAAATGCCAATTTTAGCCAAGTTAATATTGTCAAACGACGTTATTCAGGTTTGGTTTTTCTTACTTGCTCGAAGAGTATATTTGGTAAAAATCTTTTCAGGTATATCGCGGCAACTTCCGTGAAACCACCGATGTATATTTCCTTTTTATCTTTTTTTACGGCTTCCAATATCCTTCTCGCGCATTCATCAGCCGGGATTCCGTTTGCCTGATTGGCATCCATTTTACCAAATTTGCCACCGGATTCATTTAATGCATTTACTGAAATATTCGTTTTAATGTAACCCGGACAAACGGTCGTAACGTGAATGTTTTCACCAAAACCCTCTGCTCTCAATGAATCATAAAAGCCGTGTAATGCATGTTTGGCAGCATTATAACCCGATCGCATTGGTGTACCGATCTTGCCTGCAACGCTGCTGATCACGATAAAATGACCCGACTGTTGCCTGATCATATATGGTAGTATCGCTTTTGTAATGGCAACTGTACTAAAAAAATCGACATCCATAATTT from Dyadobacter sp. NIV53 carries:
- a CDS encoding SusC/RagA family TonB-linked outer membrane protein, with the protein product MRKTLLSLLGSLLLLANQVYAQDRAVTGLVTADDGSVLPGVNISLKGTNRGTNTDSQGNYSISAEPGATLVFSFIGFVSQEVPVGTRSSINITLVNDATQLQEVVVTSLGIARDKKALGYSVQEIKGDKLTLARDPNIGNALAGKIAGVQVMGQSAAKFGAPTIRIRGINSLTGADPLYVVDGTPTDISMVNMDDVESLTVLKGPSATALYGNRASAGVIVVTTKRAKSGETSLNVNHSSTFDQVSMLPKYQNEYGGGYSQEWETFAFNPAIHPAAWSSYDGQKILDYSADESWGPKIDNSLHRSAASWQPGEGFGKETPFSANPNNVRDFFEKPVSHNSNIAFAKAGENYSSRISYTHIVNNGIIPNSKQSRDYISAKNSITFGKNLTADLNINYTGTNTKNTPADRYGSTGGTSAGTNLFNTSNATLTGYNQTIGSFNQWFQRQLSIDDLKNYKNADGTFRSWNIGGPLDPKPKYWDSPYTQAYENTNTSRTQRIFGDVGLTYKFSDFLKVSGKVRRDYGTFVQSGQIAAGTLNAGGLGAYSYLTGVTSENNYEGIINFDKTFNKISVMANAGGNIRYNRIEGTLQATVGGLTTPGYYNIGASKDRPTSANYLFERKVNSVFGNVSLGYNDFFFVEGSIRNDWSSTLPESNNSYLYPSVSTSLIFTEFIPSNSILSFGKLRAGYAQVGTDLVPYQTSLTYGVGTVYGSNPTQFLPGTLPNTNLKPGMSSSYEGGIDLKFFSNRIGLEFTAYRNDNSNQIIPLAVAPTSGYSNAVVNAGLIRTSGVELHISATPVKTDNFTWNLDLNADRNQSKVIELTEQSSNYLVDGPQWRTLTLNARVGEKWGMLEGVGIKKDANGNKVVYSSTPENIKAGTAGLYVKENNVNLGNVLPKFKGGFINSFQYKNFNLNISTDFVVGGKFFSVTKMFNAYSGLAAETAGLNELGNPKRDPIDGTAPGGVILDAVTQDGEKNTQRVDTQNLYENWLFALNENWIYDKTYVKLREVSFGYKLPSRFLGKFVKSASISVIGRNLLLVYSAIGGGIDISETETMWYEGGQLPPVRSVGLNLRLGL
- a CDS encoding SusD/RagB family nutrient-binding outer membrane lipoprotein, whose translation is MKKYWQKPILAITLITSLFGCSDFGDTNVNTNSPSSPSTSGLLTGAIRNVGTINAQVGSGAANIVPAMYVQQFGDITYIEDSKYKTINFSYNAWYSGPLVNLQHIIDLNSNEATATSAAANGSNANQIATARILKAYFFQWMTDRWGDIPYSEALKGDEDFTPAFDKQEAIYTDLFKEWKEAAAQFDGGKAFTGDILLSGDTAKWKKFANSLRLIAALRLSKVKPDMGKQEFVAALADGVFTSNADNVQYKYLSESNNENPLYNNYTVTNRKDYALSDVFVNYLKKVADPRLPFLAAKNINGEYVGVPYALGGTKAQDVSLIGTILAQQNSAINVMTYAEVLFAQAEAAKLGWTTGNAKTLYEAAVTASLQQWMGTGYTEAAAKAYLAMPDVAYAEATALEKIGNQRWIALFYQGTEAWSEWRRTGFPVLKPAAATLNGGTEIPRRLAYPVTENTLNKVNYQAVVSSQGADDQYTKVWWDK
- a CDS encoding SDR family oxidoreductase, which produces MESFKNKVVWITGASSGIGEAIALAFAKEGAKLVLTSRREEELLRVKKLTGLPVSSVLILPMDVTEFDKTQPAVDMIIKTFGHIDVMVHNAGVSQRSYIKDTTMEVYRKIMDVDFFSTVAITKAILPYMIRQQSGHFIVISSVAGKIGTPMRSGYNAAKHALHGFYDSLRAEGFGENIHVTTVCPGYIKTNISVNALNESGGKFGKMDANQANGIPADECARRILEAVKKDKKEIYIGGFTEVAAIYLKRFLPNILFEQVRKTKPE
- a CDS encoding amidohydrolase; its protein translation is MNLKSLLPFSFLVLSGFHCYSQSPLNAKIDQKAQALESQIVTWRRDFHENPELGNREFKTAEKIAAHLKKLGMEVQTGVAHTGVVGLLKGGKPGPVVALRADMDGLPVAERVDVPFKSKVTSEYNGQQTGVMHACGHDTHVAILMGVAEVLTSMKADLKGTVKFIFQPAEEGAPKGEEGGAKLMIKEGVLENPKVDAIFGLHINSQTEVNTIAYKPGATMAAVDFFSIDIKGKQTHGAYPWSGVDPIVTSSQIVMGLQTIVSRNLDITKAPAVVTIGAFHGGIRENIIPEEVKMIGTIRTFDEEMHTFVHKRVNEIATNIAESAGAKADVKINVLYPVTFNDIPLTEKMIGTLEEVAGKNKVILTTAKTGAEDFSYFQQKVPGFFFFLGGMPKGKNPLEAAPHHTPDFFLDESGLVLGVRSLSRLTVDFMEKQTSVAIKGKK